A genomic window from Lebetimonas sp. JH292 includes:
- the rnhA gene encoding ribonuclease HI, with product MKHIDVFTDGSSLGNPGPGGWCAILRYKNHEKIISGGEDYTTNNKMELMAVIEALKQLKEPCIINLYSDSTYVLKGINEWLENWIKKNFKNVKNKEMWQELYELKKLHTININWIKGHSGHKENEICDKIAKEEAQKRKN from the coding sequence ATGAAACACATAGATGTTTTTACAGACGGAAGTTCTCTTGGTAATCCGGGACCTGGAGGATGGTGTGCAATATTAAGATACAAAAATCATGAAAAAATAATAAGCGGAGGAGAAGATTATACAACTAATAATAAAATGGAGCTTATGGCAGTAATTGAGGCATTAAAACAATTAAAAGAGCCATGCATTATAAATTTATATTCCGATTCAACATATGTATTAAAAGGAATAAACGAATGGTTGGAAAACTGGATTAAAAAAAATTTTAAAAATGTGAAAAACAAAGAAATGTGGCAGGAATTATATGAATTAAAAAAATTACACACAATCAACATAAACTGGATAAAAGGGCATTCAGGCCACAAGGAAAACGAAATTTGTGATAAAATTGCAAAAGAGGAAGCACAAAAAAGGAAAAATTAA
- a CDS encoding glycosyltransferase codes for MNIHLEKKNKKIIIFYSSIGYGHISAAQAIKKEIHKHNSYAVIVLKDIRDFMNPLWRKIDEKLYWLVAGNCPELFDVLFQEIQMRGNSVPSLALLPNDYPDEKVFEFIQSKQPDVILSTHYGAAQVLGNLREKGKLKNIKIGWLHTDFFQGYFPRISKRIDQTFLAHSELYKMWLSAGVPSEKIITTGMPVYVPEYEYKDQKTILDKYNLTEDIPIILITSGKEGVGNYVALVKDIVAHYNGALQIVAVCGKNKKQQFLLKTLKKNLPDKIKLKIFSLLTHDDLLSLMNISDILITKAGGLTPVEAFSIGVPTILLNILSGHERENASFFARLGVAKLASNTNQAAELLQTFLFNPAEKEAICRAQKKFKENFKIEHIVRFALNDNFISCSLPGDFGAENGNPVINVNDALSQLDANSPAEVELLLSYATSQSPQRIIWENPFGHIAIRIDKTVYSANYIANPSVDSNFLQHLSLADYLYGVKPPSPSQIHTNTYGMAYGRETIGLRVAGVPAQNLTAMIAEIYRIENDFKKGIIKWDKTKFNCADVVDRILQAGGYGESNIYEKFKLPSMPLDSFEKAKKIFESDASLKTDLVAYHMVPGANADYNYCRFPLSLKQPIRSLTRTLSNSKDFLEMSISKHLVVYYGDPRVYFENLRSDFENKNAHFYNSHHYVYYKALANDLKKFFKFKKAPPKINFWKISFLKQ; via the coding sequence ATGAATATTCATTTAGAAAAAAAGAATAAAAAAATAATTATTTTTTATTCATCTATCGGTTATGGGCATATTAGCGCTGCTCAGGCTATTAAAAAAGAGATACATAAACATAATTCCTATGCTGTTATTGTTTTGAAAGATATTCGTGATTTTATGAATCCATTGTGGCGTAAAATTGATGAAAAGCTTTATTGGCTCGTGGCCGGAAACTGTCCGGAGTTGTTTGATGTTCTTTTTCAAGAAATTCAAATGCGAGGTAACAGTGTTCCTTCACTTGCTTTATTACCAAATGATTATCCTGATGAAAAGGTTTTTGAATTTATACAATCCAAACAGCCGGATGTAATTTTATCCACGCATTACGGAGCGGCACAGGTTCTCGGTAATTTAAGAGAAAAAGGTAAATTAAAAAACATTAAAATAGGATGGCTTCACACTGATTTTTTTCAAGGTTATTTTCCAAGAATTTCCAAACGAATAGATCAAACTTTTCTTGCACACAGTGAACTGTATAAAATGTGGCTTTCGGCAGGCGTTCCCTCTGAAAAAATTATTACAACCGGTATGCCCGTATATGTGCCTGAATATGAGTATAAAGATCAAAAAACAATTTTAGATAAATATAATTTAACAGAAGATATACCAATAATATTAATAACTTCCGGAAAAGAAGGGGTTGGAAATTATGTCGCTTTGGTTAAAGATATTGTGGCACATTATAACGGAGCGTTGCAAATTGTTGCTGTTTGTGGAAAAAATAAAAAACAGCAGTTTTTGCTTAAAACATTAAAGAAAAATCTGCCCGATAAAATAAAACTGAAAATTTTTTCTTTATTAACGCATGATGATTTGCTCTCTTTAATGAATATATCTGATATTTTAATAACTAAAGCCGGAGGGTTAACTCCTGTGGAAGCATTTTCTATAGGCGTTCCCACTATTCTTTTAAATATACTCAGCGGGCATGAAAGGGAAAACGCTTCTTTTTTTGCCAGGCTTGGAGTTGCCAAGCTTGCCTCCAATACAAATCAGGCTGCCGAACTGCTGCAAACATTTTTGTTTAACCCTGCGGAGAAAGAAGCTATCTGCAGAGCGCAGAAAAAATTTAAAGAAAATTTTAAAATAGAGCATATTGTCAGGTTTGCGCTTAATGATAATTTTATTTCATGTTCTTTACCGGGAGATTTTGGTGCTGAAAACGGCAATCCGGTTATTAATGTCAATGATGCATTATCACAGCTTGATGCCAATTCTCCGGCTGAAGTTGAATTGCTTTTATCATATGCCACTTCCCAGTCTCCGCAGAGAATTATTTGGGAAAATCCATTCGGACACATTGCTATTCGCATAGATAAAACTGTTTACAGTGCAAATTATATTGCAAACCCTTCTGTTGATTCTAATTTTTTACAACATTTAAGTCTTGCGGATTATCTTTATGGGGTAAAACCGCCGTCTCCTTCACAAATACATACCAACACATACGGTATGGCTTATGGAAGGGAGACAATAGGCCTTCGTGTAGCCGGTGTTCCCGCACAGAATTTAACAGCTATGATAGCAGAAATTTATCGTATTGAAAATGATTTTAAAAAGGGAATTATAAAATGGGATAAAACAAAATTTAACTGTGCCGATGTTGTTGATAGGATTCTTCAGGCTGGAGGTTACGGAGAGTCAAACATTTATGAAAAATTTAAATTACCTTCAATGCCTCTGGATTCATTTGAAAAAGCCAAAAAAATTTTTGAATCCGATGCCTCTTTAAAAACAGACCTTGTGGCTTATCATATGGTTCCCGGAGCTAATGCTGATTATAACTATTGTCGTTTTCCTCTTTCATTGAAACAGCCCATACGCTCTTTAACTCGTACACTAAGCAATTCAAAAGATTTTCTTGAAATGTCAATTTCTAAGCACTTAGTAGTATATTACGGTGACCCCCGTGTTTATTTTGAAAATTTACGTAGTGATTTTGAAAATAAAAATGCTCATTTTTATAATTCTCATCATTATGTTTATTATAAAGCTTTGGCAAACGATCTCAAAAAATTTTTTAAATTTAAAAAAGCTCCTCCAAAAATTAATTTTTGGAAAATAAGTTTTTTAAAGCAGTGA
- the rnc gene encoding ribonuclease III, translated as MIAKDLQKSLGYQFKNEKLITEALTHRSYSKDFNNERLEFLGDAVMDLIVGEYLFFIFPKAEEGILSKLRAALVNEESFTRLAKKLNLGNYLLLSNAEENNEGREKPSILSSAFEALIGALYLEAGFEKTKEIALNLLKNVYPTITPEELLRDYKTNLQEITQAHFGEVPEYRVVNTSGPDHKKEFEIAVFIQGKKYASAKGKSKKVAQQEGAKKTIDILKKELNL; from the coding sequence ATGATAGCAAAAGATTTGCAAAAGAGTCTGGGATATCAGTTTAAAAATGAAAAATTGATAACCGAGGCTCTTACACACAGAAGTTACTCTAAAGATTTTAATAACGAAAGACTGGAATTTTTAGGTGATGCGGTTATGGATTTAATTGTCGGGGAATATCTTTTTTTTATCTTTCCCAAAGCTGAAGAAGGTATTTTATCAAAACTGAGGGCGGCATTGGTAAATGAGGAATCTTTTACAAGATTAGCAAAAAAACTAAACTTGGGAAATTATCTTCTCCTTTCCAATGCTGAAGAAAACAACGAAGGAAGAGAGAAACCTTCAATTCTTTCAAGTGCATTTGAGGCACTTATCGGTGCATTGTATTTGGAAGCAGGCTTTGAAAAAACAAAAGAAATAGCCCTAAATTTATTAAAAAATGTTTATCCTACCATTACGCCTGAAGAACTTTTAAGAGATTATAAAACAAATTTACAGGAAATTACTCAGGCACATTTTGGAGAAGTACCGGAATATAGGGTTGTAAACACTTCCGGACCTGATCATAAAAAAGAATTCGAAATAGCAGTTTTTATTCAGGGTAAAAAATATGCAAGCGCAAAAGGCAAAAGTAAAAAAGTCGCCCAACAAGAAGGAGCTAAAAAAACTATTGATATTTTAAAAAAAGAACTTAATTTATAA
- a CDS encoding thiazole synthase — MSDILKIGKYEFTSRLIVGSGKYPDFKTTRDATLASGAEMITVAVRRVNILDSNEENLMDYFRDTDVKILPNSAGCTKADEAITLFRLVKEALGIDLIKLEIIGDTAKTLYPDVMETLKACETLAKEDFTIMAYTNDDPIMAKRLENAGAAAVMPLAAPIGSGLGIQNRYNVVFIKDAVNVPVIVDAGIGTASDAAVAMELGADGVLTNTAIAKASNPIAMAEAMKHAVMAGRMAYKAGRIPKKPYATASSPLEGLIEF, encoded by the coding sequence ATGAGTGATATTTTGAAAATCGGTAAATATGAATTTACAAGCAGACTTATAGTCGGAAGCGGGAAATACCCGGACTTTAAAACAACAAGGGACGCCACACTTGCAAGCGGTGCCGAAATGATAACCGTAGCTGTCAGAAGGGTTAACATTCTTGATTCTAATGAAGAAAATCTAATGGATTATTTCAGAGACACCGATGTAAAAATTCTGCCAAATTCTGCAGGATGTACAAAAGCCGATGAGGCGATAACTCTTTTCAGACTGGTAAAAGAGGCCCTCGGAATCGATTTGATTAAATTGGAAATAATAGGGGATACAGCAAAAACACTCTATCCTGATGTTATGGAAACACTTAAGGCATGCGAAACATTGGCAAAAGAAGATTTTACCATTATGGCATATACAAATGACGACCCTATTATGGCCAAAAGACTTGAAAATGCGGGAGCTGCGGCCGTAATGCCTCTTGCCGCACCCATAGGAAGCGGCCTTGGTATTCAAAACAGATATAATGTGGTATTTATTAAAGATGCTGTAAATGTACCTGTAATTGTGGATGCCGGGATAGGAACTGCAAGCGATGCGGCAGTTGCAATGGAACTTGGAGCCGACGGAGTATTGACAAATACCGCCATAGCCAAGGCTTCTAATCCTATTGCAATGGCAGAAGCTATGAAACATGCGGTAATGGCAGGCAGAATGGCTTACAAGGCAGGCAGAATTCCTAAAAAACCTTATGCAACAGCTTCTTCACCACTTGAAGGACTTATAGAATTTTGA
- a CDS encoding S9 family peptidase has protein sequence MKLVKLIFIFFLLFFFLYLAACIYLYLIQDKKIFNKKWAKPYVPKIAKKIYYKTSDGLKLEGAMTKNGENLPLVLYFSGNANNAIEFLDKIAPKIKNFNFLGFNYPGYAGSVGKPCEKCIEKYALEIFDKYKPDILIGRSLGSAVASYVAGKRKVKKVLLITPFSSIGCIAKMEYPFFPVSFLLKYKFNEAKFISNANMPVSIIALKDDDKIPQKCLNSLIKKIKNLKNIYCLDKVKHGNIYNYPNIENIIYKALSQ, from the coding sequence TTGAAACTTGTCAAATTAATCTTTATTTTTTTTCTTCTTTTTTTCTTTCTTTATTTAGCAGCATGTATTTATTTATACCTGATTCAGGATAAAAAAATTTTCAATAAAAAATGGGCAAAGCCCTACGTTCCAAAAATAGCTAAAAAAATATATTATAAAACAAGCGATGGACTCAAACTTGAAGGAGCAATGACAAAAAATGGGGAAAATCTCCCTTTAGTTCTATATTTCAGCGGTAATGCAAACAATGCAATAGAATTTTTAGATAAAATAGCCCCAAAAATAAAAAATTTTAACTTTTTAGGTTTTAATTATCCGGGATATGCAGGCAGCGTTGGAAAGCCTTGTGAAAAATGCATTGAAAAATACGCCCTTGAAATATTCGATAAATATAAACCGGATATTTTAATAGGCAGAAGTCTGGGAAGCGCGGTTGCGAGTTATGTAGCCGGCAAAAGAAAGGTTAAAAAAGTTTTATTAATTACACCTTTTAGTTCTATCGGATGTATAGCAAAAATGGAATATCCTTTTTTCCCGGTGTCTTTCCTTTTAAAATACAAATTTAATGAAGCAAAATTTATTTCAAACGCAAATATGCCTGTTAGTATTATTGCTTTAAAAGATGATGATAAAATTCCACAAAAATGTTTAAATAGTCTTATTAAAAAGATTAAAAATCTTAAAAACATTTATTGCCTTGATAAGGTAAAACACGGGAATATATATAACTATCCCAATATTGAAAATATTATTTACAAAGCTTTGTCACAATAA
- a CDS encoding cytochrome ubiquinol oxidase subunit I, producing the protein MDYAMLEWARAQFAMTALFHFFFVPFTLGMSFLVAFFETIYVKTGKEEWKNITQFWQLIFGINFAIGLATGIIHEFEFGTNWSTYSWVVGDIFGAPLAIEGIVAFFMEATFAAIAFFGWKRVSKGVHLSASWLLAIGSNLSALWILIANGFMQHPSSEFLRFSIDNARAEMTNFWALITQPVAQVKFLHTISASYTLAAVFVLGISSLYLLRKKHVDFAKKSAAVAAAFGLIVSIFTVIIGDEHAYEVTNTQPTKIASAEGLYVGEKGAPIVAFGFPKDLDARNVKSNDEAWSFKIEIPGLLSLLGKRNPNAYIPGLRDLVNGNDKYGIWPFAKLHQVGKEAIEDLKAYHVAKAKGDTAAMEAAKRDFYAPVTTVDGWTVTKADLMGYGYLDDPTKLYPPVSPVFYSFHIMVALGFWFIILFAWAYIAVTKGTFENSALLQKLAVLSVPLPWIATSFGWMTAELGRQPWTVFGLLPTKISATPVALQNVQATFFLFLSAFVILGIAELKILFTVVKIGPKGAH; encoded by the coding sequence ATGGATTATGCAATGCTAGAATGGGCAAGAGCCCAATTTGCAATGACAGCGTTGTTTCACTTCTTTTTCGTTCCATTTACATTAGGAATGTCGTTTTTAGTGGCATTTTTTGAAACTATCTATGTAAAAACCGGAAAAGAAGAGTGGAAAAACATTACACAGTTTTGGCAATTGATATTTGGTATTAACTTTGCCATAGGTTTAGCAACAGGTATTATTCACGAATTTGAATTTGGGACAAACTGGTCTACTTATTCATGGGTTGTAGGTGATATTTTCGGAGCACCTCTTGCGATTGAAGGTATTGTTGCATTCTTTATGGAGGCAACATTTGCGGCAATTGCATTTTTTGGATGGAAAAGAGTAAGCAAGGGTGTTCATTTAAGTGCATCTTGGCTGCTTGCAATTGGTTCAAACCTTTCAGCGCTTTGGATATTAATTGCAAACGGATTTATGCAACATCCAAGCAGTGAATTTTTGAGATTTTCTATTGATAACGCAAGAGCTGAAATGACTAATTTCTGGGCATTAATTACCCAACCGGTTGCACAGGTTAAATTTTTACATACTATCAGTGCTAGTTATACATTGGCAGCGGTATTTGTACTTGGTATTTCTTCACTTTATCTGCTTAGAAAAAAACATGTTGATTTTGCGAAAAAATCAGCTGCGGTAGCGGCAGCATTCGGTTTAATTGTTTCTATTTTTACTGTAATTATAGGTGATGAACACGCATACGAAGTTACAAACACTCAGCCTACAAAAATAGCTTCAGCAGAAGGGCTTTATGTAGGTGAAAAGGGTGCACCAATAGTGGCTTTTGGATTTCCAAAAGATTTAGATGCAAGAAATGTTAAATCAAACGATGAAGCATGGAGTTTTAAAATCGAAATTCCAGGATTACTTTCACTTCTTGGAAAAAGAAATCCAAATGCTTATATTCCTGGACTTAGAGATTTAGTAAATGGAAATGATAAATACGGTATTTGGCCATTTGCCAAATTACATCAAGTTGGTAAAGAAGCTATTGAAGATTTGAAAGCATATCACGTGGCAAAAGCCAAAGGTGACACTGCGGCAATGGAAGCAGCAAAAAGAGATTTTTATGCTCCAGTTACCACAGTTGATGGATGGACAGTTACAAAAGCAGATTTAATGGGTTACGGATATCTTGATGATCCAACTAAACTGTATCCACCTGTGTCACCAGTATTTTATTCATTCCATATTATGGTTGCTTTAGGATTCTGGTTTATTATTTTATTTGCATGGGCATATATTGCAGTTACAAAAGGAACATTTGAAAACAGTGCACTACTACAAAAACTTGCAGTACTTTCTGTACCACTTCCATGGATTGCAACAAGCTTTGGTTGGATGACAGCAGAACTTGGAAGACAACCTTGGACAGTATTCGGATTGCTTCCGACAAAAATTTCAGCAACACCAGTTGCATTGCAAAATGTTCAGGCAACATTTTTCTTATTCTTAAGTGCATTTGTAATTTTAGGTATTGCCGAACTTAAAATCCTATTTACGGTCGTAAAAATCGGACCAAAAGGAGCGCACTGA
- a CDS encoding DUF4492 domain-containing protein, with protein MFKRILFFYIDGFKNLSDLGKKIWVIVIIKLVVIFVVLKVFFFPTINSQVKGEKAKAQLYVKQLTKITTNHKKEE; from the coding sequence ATGTTTAAACGCATCTTGTTTTTTTACATTGACGGGTTTAAAAACCTGTCCGACCTGGGTAAAAAAATCTGGGTCATCGTTATTATTAAACTTGTTGTGATTTTTGTAGTGCTGAAAGTTTTCTTTTTCCCGACAATCAATTCGCAGGTAAAAGGGGAAAAAGCAAAAGCACAGCTTTATGTTAAACAACTTACAAAAATCACAACGAACCATAAAAAGGAGGAATAG
- the pckA gene encoding phosphoenolpyruvate carboxykinase (ATP): protein MLSLEGIDTSNKKIIHNPSYDKIIEDTLKKGEVVITKSGATAVDTGEFTGRSPEDKFFVKQSPSEKYIAWGEINHPITLETFRKLEAFTKEELSKKDELYVVDVFVGASKNSRRAIRFITPIAWQAHFVMNMFILPSEKEFKSFEPDFTFLVAGEARYPKWKEDGLNSDIFVAFNVEENTAVMTGTLYGGELKKGIFTMMNYWLPLEGKLSMHCSANVGEKGDVALFFGLSGTGKTTLSTDPNRKLIGDDEHGWDDEGVFNFEGGCYAKVINLDKESEPEIYNAIKRNALLENVVINEEGEVDFNDASKTENTRVSYPIEHIENHECTLTGGHPKNIIFLSADAFGVLPPVSKLTKEQAMYYFLSGYTAKVAGTERGITEPVATFSACFGEPFLPLHPTVYAKLLGEKIDKHGVNVYLVNTGWTGGPYGVGKRMSIKDTRACINAILDESIKNAEFEILPVFNLAMPKELAGVNTKVLNPRNTWADKKAYDEQLKKLANMFIENFKRYEDVKEGKEYEKAGPKL, encoded by the coding sequence ATGTTAAGTTTAGAAGGTATTGATACCAGTAATAAAAAAATTATTCATAATCCAAGTTATGATAAAATCATTGAAGATACTTTAAAAAAAGGTGAAGTTGTAATAACCAAAAGTGGGGCAACAGCAGTTGATACAGGTGAATTTACAGGAAGAAGCCCAGAAGATAAGTTTTTTGTAAAACAATCTCCAAGTGAAAAATATATAGCATGGGGGGAAATAAATCATCCTATAACTCTTGAAACATTTAGAAAATTGGAAGCATTTACAAAAGAAGAATTATCAAAAAAAGATGAATTGTATGTTGTTGATGTATTTGTAGGAGCCAGCAAAAACAGCAGAAGAGCAATAAGATTTATAACTCCTATAGCATGGCAAGCACATTTTGTAATGAATATGTTTATTTTACCGAGTGAAAAAGAATTTAAAAGTTTTGAGCCAGATTTTACTTTTTTGGTTGCAGGAGAAGCAAGATATCCAAAATGGAAAGAGGATGGTTTAAACAGTGATATTTTTGTTGCATTTAATGTAGAAGAAAATACAGCTGTAATGACGGGCACTTTGTATGGGGGTGAGCTTAAAAAAGGTATTTTTACTATGATGAATTACTGGCTTCCGCTTGAAGGTAAGCTCTCAATGCACTGTTCAGCTAATGTAGGTGAAAAAGGCGATGTGGCATTGTTTTTCGGTCTTTCAGGAACGGGAAAAACTACACTCTCAACTGATCCAAACAGAAAACTTATAGGTGATGACGAACATGGATGGGATGATGAAGGTGTATTTAATTTCGAAGGCGGATGTTATGCAAAAGTAATAAACCTTGACAAAGAAAGCGAGCCTGAAATTTATAATGCAATAAAAAGAAATGCCCTTTTGGAAAATGTAGTAATAAATGAAGAGGGGGAAGTGGATTTTAACGACGCATCAAAAACAGAAAATACAAGGGTCAGTTATCCGATAGAACATATTGAAAATCATGAATGTACCCTAACAGGGGGACACCCTAAAAATATAATATTCTTAAGTGCCGATGCTTTTGGAGTATTGCCTCCGGTTTCTAAACTTACAAAAGAACAGGCAATGTATTATTTTTTAAGCGGATATACTGCAAAAGTGGCAGGGACAGAAAGAGGTATTACAGAACCTGTTGCTACATTCAGTGCATGTTTTGGTGAGCCGTTTTTACCTCTTCATCCAACAGTATACGCAAAATTACTTGGAGAAAAAATTGACAAACACGGAGTAAATGTATATTTAGTAAACACAGGATGGACAGGCGGACCTTATGGAGTTGGGAAAAGAATGAGTATTAAAGATACAAGAGCATGTATTAATGCAATTCTTGATGAAAGTATAAAAAATGCTGAATTTGAAATTTTACCAGTATTTAATTTAGCTATGCCAAAAGAATTAGCAGGAGTTAATACAAAAGTTCTTAATCCGAGAAACACATGGGCAGATAAAAAAGCCTATGATGAGCAATTAAAAAAACTTGCAAATATGTTTATCGAAAATTTTAAAAGATATGAAGATGTAAAAGAAGGAAAAGAATACGAAAAAGCAGGTCCTAAACTTTAA
- a CDS encoding cytochrome d ubiquinol oxidase subunit II: MTWAPITVDATHFYLQVYFWIIVAVLGGLFLFMTFVQGGQSLMHVAKDEMEERGIVNSLGRKWELTFTTLVLFGGALYAAFPLFYSVSFGGAYWVWMLILFTFVFQAVSYEYMNKPNNLIGKNTYKFFLYVNGIVGMILIGAAVGTFFTGSNFTYDPVTRVLHWGTAANGFNLRGLEAAIDFGHGAWFNLAFGVLVFAAARILGALWLMNDLDQNEFSAVHERLRAVLKRCFVVLLIALLIVLYGLLTMKGYSYNIHDPAGKVTLVDGKYFQNLLAVCSNSFDFILGWSSSFCYRNIPRN; this comes from the coding sequence ATGACTTGGGCACCAATTACAGTGGACGCGACACATTTTTATCTTCAGGTATATTTCTGGATAATTGTCGCGGTTTTAGGAGGGCTTTTTTTATTTATGACATTTGTTCAAGGTGGACAAAGTTTAATGCATGTTGCAAAAGATGAAATGGAAGAAAGAGGTATTGTAAACTCCCTTGGTAGAAAATGGGAGCTTACATTTACTACTCTTGTATTGTTTGGTGGTGCGTTGTATGCAGCATTTCCATTATTTTATTCTGTATCATTTGGTGGTGCATACTGGGTATGGATGTTAATTTTATTTACATTTGTATTTCAGGCAGTATCATATGAATATATGAATAAACCCAATAACTTAATTGGTAAAAATACATATAAATTCTTTTTATATGTAAACGGTATAGTTGGTATGATTTTAATTGGTGCAGCTGTCGGAACATTTTTTACAGGAAGTAACTTCACATATGACCCAGTAACAAGAGTATTACATTGGGGAACAGCTGCTAATGGATTTAATTTAAGAGGGCTTGAAGCTGCTATAGATTTTGGTCACGGAGCTTGGTTTAACTTGGCATTTGGTGTATTAGTGTTTGCAGCAGCAAGAATTTTGGGTGCTTTATGGCTCATGAATGATTTAGACCAAAATGAATTTTCAGCAGTTCATGAAAGATTAAGAGCAGTTTTAAAAAGATGTTTTGTTGTATTGTTGATTGCCCTATTAATAGTACTTTACGGTTTATTAACAATGAAAGGATATTCTTATAATATCCATGACCCTGCCGGAAAAGTTACATTGGTAGATGGCAAATATTTCCAAAATTTACTTGCAGTTTGCAGCAATTCCTTTGATTTTATTCTTGGTTGGAGTAGTTCTTTTTGTTATCGGAATATTCCAAGGAATTAA
- a CDS encoding cytochrome d ubiquinol oxidase subunit II encodes MILFLVGVVLFVIGIFQGIKGSTKGIWPAGLGIVLIGIIVFVIAGLNGTPFYPSYADLQSSLTIQNSSGSKYTLEVMAWVSVAVPFVLAYIVYVWYQMKKGGPISIEEINDSESHAY; translated from the coding sequence TTGATTTTATTCTTGGTTGGAGTAGTTCTTTTTGTTATCGGAATATTCCAAGGAATTAAAGGTTCAACCAAAGGTATCTGGCCAGCAGGACTTGGAATTGTATTAATTGGAATTATTGTCTTTGTTATAGCTGGACTTAACGGAACTCCATTTTATCCAAGCTACGCTGATTTACAAAGCAGCTTAACTATTCAAAACAGCTCAGGAAGTAAATATACTCTTGAAGTTATGGCATGGGTTAGTGTAGCGGTACCATTTGTATTGGCATATATTGTTTATGTCTGGTATCAGATGAAAAAAGGCGGACCTATCAGTATTGAAGAAATTAATGATTCTGAATCACATGCATATTAA
- a CDS encoding HDOD domain-containing protein yields the protein MLISKNDIEKYLQNIPPIPKYALECLNALKEGNIKKATNAVKNDLILKKQLEKIVNSAAFSLRKEVKDILQLFTLLGIENIRAIVYSYLVSLLMPKNWEIFKIDFTDFQKEFLNSYKEFVSLEFGENIYKKYAEIGAIIPASVCVCDSLLGEKKEKLNIILNSAPLEYGTLLKRLTGESLFGIAAKIAEIWDLEKEKCEIIKKSECEICDNPFSALNHFIFFYLTSKPAFFDLNSLIEFNPKCVDYIPKTYERISNDSKRFAKESGISV from the coding sequence ATGCTTATAAGCAAAAATGACATTGAAAAATATTTACAAAATATTCCTCCCATTCCAAAATATGCGCTTGAATGTTTGAATGCTTTAAAAGAAGGCAATATAAAAAAAGCGACAAATGCTGTCAAAAATGATTTAATATTAAAAAAACAATTGGAAAAAATAGTAAATTCAGCAGCTTTTTCCTTAAGAAAAGAAGTTAAAGACATATTACAGTTATTTACTCTTTTAGGAATTGAAAATATTAGGGCAATTGTATATTCATATTTAGTATCCCTTCTTATGCCTAAAAATTGGGAAATATTTAAAATTGATTTTACCGATTTTCAAAAAGAATTTTTAAATTCTTATAAAGAATTTGTCTCATTAGAATTTGGAGAAAACATATACAAAAAATATGCTGAAATCGGTGCAATAATCCCTGCAAGTGTTTGCGTATGCGATAGTTTACTTGGCGAAAAAAAAGAGAAATTAAATATTATTTTAAATTCAGCTCCTTTAGAATATGGAACACTTCTTAAAAGATTAACAGGTGAGAGTCTTTTTGGTATTGCAGCCAAAATTGCTGAAATATGGGATTTAGAAAAAGAAAAATGTGAAATAATTAAAAAAAGCGAATGTGAAATATGTGATAATCCCTTTTCAGCTCTTAATCATTTTATATTTTTTTATTTAACAAGCAAACCGGCCTTTTTTGATTTAAATTCTTTAATAGAATTTAATCCAAAATGTGTTGATTATATTCCAAAAACTTATGAAAGGATAAGTAATGATAGCAAAAGATTTGCAAAAGAGTCTGGGATATCAGTTTAA